A stretch of DNA from Spirosoma endbachense:
CTTCCGGAATAATACGATGCTGACGCCAGCCGGAAAACTTTCCGGCCGTTGCCTTGCCATCGGTTGCCGGAACAACCCCATCGGCATCGCCATCTAATGTGATCGTCGGAACCGTAATTACGGGTTGCAGGGCGAGTTGCTTCTCCATATCCTGGTACATTAAGTAGCCATCGGCAAAACCCAGGCGATGACGGTAGGAATGGATGACCACGTCGACATAATCCGGGTTATCGAAAGCGGTTGCACTGCGGTCAAATTCAGCATCGGTAAACCGCCAGTTTGGTGAGTTACGCGTCCACATTAACTGCGCAATGTCACGCCTATTTGCGGTTAATCCGGCCTTGCCACGCTCGGTCAGAAAATAATACTGGTACCAGAAACCGGCTTCAATTGGTGCAGGGAGCGGTAGTGTTGCTTTGGCAATATCCTGGATCAGGTAGCTGTTGACCGATACCAATCCCATACATCGCTCCGGCCAAAGTGCAGCAACGACGCAGGCTGCACGGCCACCCCAGTCATAGCCTGCCAGCACGGCACGAGATATGTTCAGTGCGTCCATCAGGGCAATGACGTCAGCGCCGAGGGAGGCCTGTTGCCCGGATCTGGGCGTTTCTGAACGCAGGAAGCGGGTCGATCCATGACCGCGTAAGTAAGGCACAATGACACGGCAGCCACGGGCCGCCAGCATAGGCGCTACATCAACAAAGCTATGAATATCATAAGGCCAGCCATGCAAAAGAAGTACCGGAATACCGTCGCTGGGGCCTAACTCAGCGTAGCCAATCGTTAGGACACCCGCATCAATCTGCTTCAGGATACCGAATGAACTGTTTGGCTCCTGCCTGAAGGTGGATGAAGCGGCCTGATTTACCTTGCCGGAACGTACATCCGCAGATCCAGCCATAAGGAAAGGTCCGACCGCAATAGTGATAGCCGCAGTCGTCAAAAGGCGACGACGTTCATAGTTGAGTTGTTCCGACATAGTTCATTTGCATTAGTTTCCAGTAGCTGTGGCTTGCATTCAGCGTTTAGAAAAGTTTTGCTTTTAACAAGCGGGGAAAACAGTTAAACCTGTTTAAGAAAGTTTCTGTCCATTGTATCATCGTGTTGCTGATCGGATTTCGCGGGGACACCGCGCCGACGTGGGTTGTCCCGTGCACGAACGGGTGGAAAGTGCACGCCCCTTACAGCATCCTCGACGAACTGACACCCGTCATCTTCGTCACGATGGACAGAAACCAACTGGAAATATTTTGTTGTGAACGTATGGGTCTATACGTTTTGTAGCTGCTTACTTAACCATTTCTTGAAATCAATTGAACCAAGCCGTGGATTATCGCCGGGAATAAGCATCAGGTTCGTTAATTCAGCGCCAAAGTAACGGGCATGAACGTCGGGTGATACCGTTCGTGGATCATTGACCAGCTTAAGATATTGCTGTACCAAATCGGAAAGACGGAACCGTTCGGGCCCGGCGATTTCAACGGTAGCGTTGAGTGGGGCTCCCACTGTGAAGTCAGTCATGGCGGCCGCTACATCTTCGGCGGCTATCGGCTGCACAAAAGCAGGCGAAAGGAAGACCGTTTGCCCGATCGTACCCGATTGGGCAATGCCACTCAGGAACTCGAAAAACTGCGTTGAATGGACAATTGTATAAGGAATTTTAGATCCTCTTATCAACTTCTCCTGAGCGATTTTTCCGCGGAAATAACCACTTTCTGACAAGCGCTCCGTTCCTACAACCGACAGGGCAACATGGTGTTTAACACCGGCAGCTTCTTCGGCGGCAAGCAGATTGCGCCCCGATGTCTCGAAGAATTCCAGCACCGCCTTGTCTTCAAATGAAGGGGAATTTGCTACATCTACAACGACCTGCGTGTCTTTAAGCACTTCAGCCAGTCCTTCGCCGGTAATCGTATTGACACCCGATGCGGGTGATGCGGCAATTGTTTCATGCCCAAGTCGGCGAAGTCTGTCTACCAGTTTCGAACCAATGAGTCCACTACCTCCAATTACAACGATTTTCATAATTTAACTTGTTTAAAAATAGTTTGGAAGATTGTTTTACGTTTACAGCAAAAATCAATGCTTATACTTCAGCTGAGTTTTTCAATCTGAGGCCGGAGGGGTAGTTTATTTTAATTGATTTCAACCTCAGATGTACTGATAAATAGACAATCAGCGTGCCATATAGGTAAATGACTGTATATCAGTGAATAATGCTGAAAGTAGACTAAATTTATCCACTGTATTTCGCCAAATAACTGGAGAGACACGAAATACAGTCAACTTTAGAGCTTCCTTATCGATCCGCGAATTAGCCAGTAAAGCAGTCGATGTGGTGTGGGTTTCTTAAAACCGACACAGGGCGGACGGTTCGCCGATGCGACGGTTCGCTGATGCGACGGTTCGCTGTGGCGATTCTCAAAATATATCGGATGCAGTTTCTATAAATCGCAAAGGTCAGGTTTAAGGACCTGACCTCACGACAATTTATCGTACTTTCCTAGATGGCATAGTACGGAAACAAGGCAAACCAGACAAGGGAGCCATCAATGCGCCCTGCCTGGTTTGCCTACCATTCTTGCTGTCTTCTGCTACAATCGATTGTTCACAATGTTCTTAGCCAAACTGCCCGACCGTATAACTGCCTGGTGTATTGGGGAAAGCAAGATTAATTCGATTCCAGGTGTTAATATTTGTTATAGCCAGCGTCAGGTCAATCAACTCTTCATCAGAAAACTGGGCTTTTGCCTGGCTATAAACAGCATCGGGCACATCACATTTTGTTACGGCCTCAGCCCACTCTAGGGCCGCTCTTTCCCGCTCAGAATAATAGGGCGTTTCGCGCCAGGTGCTCAATCCATACAAACGTTGTTCTGTTTCACCTTTTGCTCGGGCTTCCTTATAATGCATGTCAAGGCAGTAAGCACAGCCGTTTATCTGCGAAACCCGGACATCTACCAGCTCCTGAAGTTGGGTTTCTACCGGTGACTTTTTTAAGTAGCCACCGGTGCCGAAAAGTGATTTTAGGGCACTTTGACCCTTCTCGAAAACATTCAGTCGTTTTTCCATTTTAAGCACTAATTAATTGATGTTCAACAGTTAAAAATTAAGAATTGAGTTTTGCCAAATGGCGGTTGATTACAGACAAATCCGAGACATTACCCACGAATGAGCATACTCTGAATGCGCTGGTTATCTGTTGTATTCGCTAGTCTAAATGGGAGATTCTGTGATCGGTTGCCATTTGATCCAATAACACGGGCAGCAATTTCCTTTAAAGCGACCCAACGCTTATTAAGGCTTGAAACACTTATGGAGGTGGAGCAATTGCCCAGTTGCCAGGCATTTCCAAGACATTTCGATAATTCTTTTGGTTGCTAACTGTACTTTATAAACGTCACCCAAGACGACCCGTTTAAAACCTCTTGATCTATGAATTCGTCAGTAAAGCAGATCGATGTAGTGTAGGTTTGTTTACGATGTAGGATGATGAGGTGTGGGTTTCTTAAAACCGACACAGGGCGGACGGTTCGCCGATGCGACGGTTCGCCGATGCGACGGTTCGCCGTGGCGATTCTAAAAACCTCGCCGTTAGGTACCCCAACCCGCAGAGATCAGGTTTAAGAACTTGACCTCACGCCCAAAATGCCAACTCAGCAATTTGACGAAGTTAATCCCGCACCAGTAGTGGATTTAGCTCAGATTCATCATCGATTTCAAACGATTGTTTGATGTTATAAGCTACAGGGACATAAGCTGGTACAGAAAGCGTTATCAGCCTTCGTTCTTTCAGATTGTTGAGAATACGCATAACCTCATCTGAGTTGTTTTCAGAGAAGATGCTAAGCAGGAATGTTTTCATTGTTCAAAAAAGTTTTAATGTTTTTAAAAGATGCTGTGGAAGACGGTTTTTAACGAATGAAACAAGCGTCAGGCTACAACCTGTTTGACCCATCATGACACCCGGTTTTCCCTGTTTTCTGAGCGGAAAATCATCCGCAAAGCCTGGTCTCTTGTTAAGTAAGCAACGGTCCAGTTATAAAGGGTTTTTATGATATTCGTATAGTTGACCAGGGAAATTAAGTGAATGAACAACCAGCTCGTCAGGCCAAGTAACCCACCTAAATGAAATTTATGCTTGAACAGATCAGCATAGGCATGTTTCCTGCCTATTATCGCCATTTCACCTTTGTCGAAGTAGCTGAAAGGTTTCAAGGGCTTTCCTTTTGCCAGCAACAACAAGTTCCTGGCCAGCGCTTTACCCTGCTGAATAGCCGGTTGCGCGAGTTGCGGGTGCCCTTCCGGATATGCATGATCTGTAAACTGGATACTGTTATCGCCGATTGCATACAGGTTATCGTAGCCAAGGATTCGATTGTATTGGTCGGTGATCAGTCTATGTCCTTTCCCAATGCTGCTTTCTGCTATCCCTTCGAACGTATTCGCAATAACCCCGGCAGCCCAAAGCAGTGTTTTGGCTTCGATTATCGCACCAGTAGACAAATACACTTTATCATTTTCATACAGCATTACGCGGGTGTTCAGGAGTACGTGAACGCCCATATGAGCAAGGGTTTTGTAAGCCGCCTTGTGTGTTTTTTCACTCATCGGCGCCAAAAGATGTGGAGAAGCATCGATAACGTAGATTTCGGCCAGATCCTTTTGTATTCCCGGATAGTCATTATTGAGAATATACTCTTTCATTTCGGCGAGCATTCCTGCTACTTCTACACCCGTTGGCCCACCTCCGGCGATAACAATTGTCAGTAACTGCTTCTTTACAAGCGGATCATTTTCCAGCGAAGCAGCTTCAAGTGTTTTAATTAACTCATTCCGCATGTACAGGGCATCATCAATGCCTTTTAGCGAAAAAGCATTCCGCCGAAAACCTTCACTGCCAAAGAAATTTGTTTTGGAACCGGCCGCAAAAATCAGTATATCATAACCCATTTCACTGCCATCCGTTAAAGTCAAGGTGTTTGCCTCCGTATTTACCTTCAGGAGCGTAGCCATTCTGAAGTTTAGATTTTTCCCTCTAAAAAGTTTTCGGAATGGATAACTGATGCTGGATGGTTCCAGAAAACTGGTTGCAACCTGGTAAAGCAGCGGAGTGAAATAATTATAATTATTCTTATCGATCAATGTAATCTCATAAAATGGATTGTTGACTAATTGCTGGCATAAACTAAGCCCTGCAAATCCACCGCCAACAATAACAACCCGTTTTTTGACTGTACCAGCGCTTTTCATTTCATTTTGTGTTTTGAGCAAGGCCGGCTCTGCTTTATTGATCCAGATTTGGACTAAAATCCGGTTGGTTCCCTGCATCCAGGGATTCATCTTTTTCCCAAACTGTATCGTCTAAAAATTCACCTCCCTGGCTTGCATCTTCCTGGTGGTTAGGTAGTGCAAAGGCTAAAGAATCATTTTCCGGTTCGCTAACGGGTTTGCCAGCCACGATCGATTTAAATAAATCAAATAAAGTGTTCATCGGATTAGTGTTTTAGGTTGAGCCCTCTGGTTATTCATGAAAAACAAGAGTCATCTGTTTTTTGCTGATTACTGCCAGGGCTAAACTGTTTCTGAATGAGAACGTTCAGTTCGGTTTTTCTTCAGGCTATTTAGTGAGTTGCAATCACTATGCCAATTAGATAATTGTCTGAATATCATAGAGTTGATATAGTTTTATCGTTTCTGCATCCACTTTATTTCGCCAAGTGGCGGATACTTTAACGAAATAAAGTAAAGCGTTGCCAGAGCATATAGCATGTGGAAAACTGGATCAGTCAATGAAGATTCAGCTTACGTAGATTCAAGTAAATCCATCTGGAATATCCTGCCTTGTTGTCGTGAGTTTTAATGAAAGCAATCCTATTCATGAATCTCTAACGCTAGGTATTATACGTTAATAAAAAAGCAATTCTTTTCGTAAAGTAGCCCGAGAAGAACCGGCTGACCTAAGCCACATTCGCTGGTGAATCGGTTCCGTTACTCGTTCTACCTGAACGTGACGTATTGGCTCGTTTACTGGATCAGGTAATCTCAGGACGAGTCACTGATAGAGGTATATCGTTTCAGGTTTTTGCAGATCATTGATCCATTGACCGATGTATTCAAGCAGGTTCTCCTTATTCAGGAAGACTTTCTGCTCGCCTAAAATTTCAAAGACGACAAGACCAAGCGCCAGACAGTGCGCCATGTCAAGTTGAAGCAGTAAGCCTATACTGAAACCGGCAATAAAATTCTGACGAGCATTCATTGCCATCTCTGTCGTTTGAGCAACCTTCCTTCTGGCCAGTACAAATTGCTGTTGTTTCGCAAACAGAACTGCGTTTGTCGCAGAATAAATCAGCAAACGCGTGACCTTCATGGTTCTGAAAATAGACAAATATTTTCGATTTAAATCAGGCGCTGTTTGATGCGCAACCGGCGTGTCGGCACGTACTCCGTTCAGGACCATCCAGAGCTTACCAGCCTCTTCTTCATCCAGGGCAAAAGTGACCTGGCCGTACAGCGAAAAGTCGCTGATGATATCGAGCGCTTCGTCGACCTGAAAGGAAAGCTTCGTGAGCGGATCACCCAGATAGAAAATGAACTCAAAGTCTTTTTTTTCAATCGGTTTGATGACATCGATCAGCAATCCGTTCCATAGGTCTGAAGCGCCAATCAGGCTTGACCAGTTATCAAATGCAATCGTACGGCAATGCCGAAATAACGCGCGAAGTTCACCGATCACGGCATCGTTCCGCAGATAATGCCACAGGAAACGTTCACTGGCAACATTTGACATGTCAAAAGGAAGGTTAGCCAGCGGAGTCAGGTCGTGCTGACGGCTTAAGGTCAAACTACGAATACCTAAAATCTGCAACAGCTCAGGAAGAATAAATTCACCAATACCGAAGGCTTCCATACCAAGCGTCGTTGCTGACGGATTTCCAGCAGTATCAGCGCTTAAAGGGCTCAGGTATACGGTTCCTGAAACATGGAAAGTTTGTATACTTGACCGTAGATCTGTCAGAATGGGGCCTGCATCGATCATTTCCAGGTTTAGTGGTTCCATAATTCAAATCAGTTAAAAATTCAAAGAGATCTCCCGATTATTCCCTTATACAGTCTGGCCTGTTAGAGTTGTTGAGGAGTTTGTTGGCTAAACCGTTACCGAACCATGTTCAACAGACTCCCGCCAAAAAACAACCCGAAACTCGTAAGTGAAGTCAATAGGCCAGCTTACACTACGTTGAAAAGATGGTCTATTGACTTCTTTGGTAATTAAATAACTAGTTGGAGACGAGTTCCTTGCGGCTCACATTGCTGGCGGCCTCGATAATAAATGAAGCCACTTTCTTCGGTTGAGACACCATCGGGATGTGGCAGGCATCGAGCTCAATAGCCGTTGCTTTTATAGTTTTGGCCATAGCCCGTTCCAGATCCGGATTGATCATTCGATCTCTTTTGGCAACAATGTACCAGGCGGGCTTTTGTCGCCAGGCAGCTTTGGCAATTTTCTCACCCGGTGCCACTGCCGCCCACTGGCCCTGAGTGGCTAAAATGACCCGTCGTTCCGACTCGGGCAGATCCTGAGCAAAATCCTCATGAATACCTTTGGGCGTTAACGACAGAAAACCAGCGGCATCGGGCCTGACTTCATCATTACCAGGTCCGGGAGGAAATGTTTTAGCCACATCGCTTAACGATTGCCCATTGTCGGGGGCGAAAGCGGCCACATAGAGAAGACCAGCTACTTTTGGGTCATTGCCTGCTTCTGAAATGACCACACCCGCCCAGGAATGCCCAACCAGCAACACGGGTCCATCCATGAGGGCAATGGCTCGTTTGGTAGCGGCCACATCGTCCTGCAAGGAGGTGAGGGGATTTTGTACTGCCGTGACGTTCAGTCCTTTGGCTAGTAACAGGGGGATGACTTTCGCCCAGCTAGAGCCGTCGGCGAAGGCCCCGTGTACCAACACGATATTCTTTACACTTTTGGTTTGTGCTTCCACTTGAGTAATTGAGATAAGAGTGAAAAATAGGCCCAGAAGGGCTCCGATTAACGTATTATTTAGCTTTAACATGATTGGTTGAATTTGACGGTTTTTTGAAAACGAACAGGTGCTATTATTGACCGTCGCCGAGGTACTTTTTGAGTTCGGCAGCGGCCTGAAGAACCAACGAGCGAACAGCGGGTAGGGTAGCCAAGCCGTTCAGGAGCCCAAAGTCATGGATCATGCCATTGTAGCGAACCGTCGTAACGGCAACGCCAGCTTCGTCCAGCTTCCGGCCATACGCTTCCCCTTCGTCCCGTAAAATATCATTCTCCGCTACCTGAATCAGGGCGGGTGGAAGACCGCGCAGTTGCTCAATCGACGCTTGCAGCGGAGAAGCATGAATGTCCTTGCGTTGCTCAGGGTCAGCGATGTATAAATCATACATCCACTTCATCAGGGAAGTTGTTAAAAAACGATCCTTACCAAAGCGATGATAGGAATCCGTTTCAAAATCTGCGTCGACAATGGGCCACATCATAATCTGAAGTTTAATGGCAGGCCCCCCTTTTTCCTTCGCCATCAGGGTGGTAACGGTAGTCATATTACCCCCGACACTGTTACCGACCACTGCCAATCGGCTGCCGTCTACGTTGATTTCTGCGCCGTTTTCGGCAACCCACCTGGTCGCTGCGTAGATTTCGTTGATGGCTTGTGGAAAGGGTGCCTCTGAAGTTCGGGTATAGTTCACAAAAACGGCGGCAAAGCCAGAGAGTACCACCAGATCCCGCACCAGCCGCTGGTGGGTTGGAAAGTCGCCTAATACCCATCCGCCACCATGAATGAACATAAACACGGGTAGTGTTTCCGTGACTCCTGCCGGACGAACAATATGCAGGTCGATGGAGTAACCGTCACTGGTAATGGTTTTTTGGACAACATGGATCCCTGAGATATCCACTTCTACGGATGCCTGAGCCTCAACAAGGCCCAACTGCGCTTCCTGGGGCGATAGAGTCTCCAGCGGTGGACCACCACTGGAATTCAGAATTTTTAAAAACGCTTTGGTGCCCCGGTCAAGATTGGAATCATCGGCATAGTTAACCGGACTGACTGGTTGAGAGATAGTGTTTGTATCCATAATTTTTTGGCTAGTTTTAAATTGACCCGATGAGGGATGATAAAAGCTTTTCAAAGCGCGTGCCATGACAATAGCGTTACCAAAAAGGGTCAGTATTGCGTTTAAAGGCCGTTTTTGCTTAAAAGCCTGCGAAGAAAAGGGTTGTATAACTCCAAATCGGAGAGCAACTCCAAAAAATTGGACGATGCAAATTCCTTAAACCGATCCTGCTTGATGGTGATTTTTTAAGCTCAAAATGGCTTCATGCGGGCGGGCTAAAGTACAGAGGTAATTGTGCCGAAGCATTTGCTCATAAAGCCGTATATGCTCCTGAAAACTCATTGGATCAGTACGAATTCCTTTAGAACGTCAACCCAAACAAAAAAACAAAGTTTAGTTGCCTGCTGAACTGGTAGGGCGTTTGCCGATGCAGTTTTTTTACAGAATCGAACTCGGAATAAGCCTGAATAGGGTCCCGGAAGATGGCACCGTCATGTTGCCTGACCAACTTAATTTCGTTGTTTATGGGAAGGATGACCGCGATTTCTAATTCTGGAGATCTCCAAAAAACTGGATTTCCCACAGTTGTCCGTAGGCAACTTGCCCATTAAATTCATTACGACCAATGAAATAACGGTTGAGGAATGGACCAGTTTTCGTTAATTTTCAACCGCATAATACAGTAAATTAGCCTTTAATTGAGTGA
This window harbors:
- a CDS encoding carboxymuconolactone decarboxylase family protein, giving the protein MEKRLNVFEKGQSALKSLFGTGGYLKKSPVETQLQELVDVRVSQINGCAYCLDMHYKEARAKGETEQRLYGLSTWRETPYYSERERAALEWAEAVTKCDVPDAVYSQAKAQFSDEELIDLTLAITNINTWNRINLAFPNTPGSYTVGQFG
- a CDS encoding SDR family oxidoreductase, producing the protein MKIVVIGGSGLIGSKLVDRLRRLGHETIAASPASGVNTITGEGLAEVLKDTQVVVDVANSPSFEDKAVLEFFETSGRNLLAAEEAAGVKHHVALSVVGTERLSESGYFRGKIAQEKLIRGSKIPYTIVHSTQFFEFLSGIAQSGTIGQTVFLSPAFVQPIAAEDVAAAMTDFTVGAPLNATVEIAGPERFRLSDLVQQYLKLVNDPRTVSPDVHARYFGAELTNLMLIPGDNPRLGSIDFKKWLSKQLQNV
- a CDS encoding alpha/beta fold hydrolase, which produces MSEQLNYERRRLLTTAAITIAVGPFLMAGSADVRSGKVNQAASSTFRQEPNSSFGILKQIDAGVLTIGYAELGPSDGIPVLLLHGWPYDIHSFVDVAPMLAARGCRVIVPYLRGHGSTRFLRSETPRSGQQASLGADVIALMDALNISRAVLAGYDWGGRAACVVAALWPERCMGLVSVNSYLIQDIAKATLPLPAPIEAGFWYQYYFLTERGKAGLTANRRDIAQLMWTRNSPNWRFTDAEFDRSATAFDNPDYVDVVIHSYRHRLGFADGYLMYQDMEKQLALQPVITVPTITLDGDADGVVPATDGKATAGKFSGWRQHRIIPEAGHNLPQENPAAFNAAVWELASKQQ
- a CDS encoding NAD(P)/FAD-dependent oxidoreductase — translated: MKSAGTVKKRVVIVGGGFAGLSLCQQLVNNPFYEITLIDKNNYNYFTPLLYQVATSFLEPSSISYPFRKLFRGKNLNFRMATLLKVNTEANTLTLTDGSEMGYDILIFAAGSKTNFFGSEGFRRNAFSLKGIDDALYMRNELIKTLEAASLENDPLVKKQLLTIVIAGGGPTGVEVAGMLAEMKEYILNNDYPGIQKDLAEIYVIDASPHLLAPMSEKTHKAAYKTLAHMGVHVLLNTRVMLYENDKVYLSTGAIIEAKTLLWAAGVIANTFEGIAESSIGKGHRLITDQYNRILGYDNLYAIGDNSIQFTDHAYPEGHPQLAQPAIQQGKALARNLLLLAKGKPLKPFSYFDKGEMAIIGRKHAYADLFKHKFHLGGLLGLTSWLFIHLISLVNYTNIIKTLYNWTVAYLTRDQALRMIFRSENRENRVS
- a CDS encoding alpha/beta hydrolase, whose product is MDTNTISQPVSPVNYADDSNLDRGTKAFLKILNSSGGPPLETLSPQEAQLGLVEAQASVEVDISGIHVVQKTITSDGYSIDLHIVRPAGVTETLPVFMFIHGGGWVLGDFPTHQRLVRDLVVLSGFAAVFVNYTRTSEAPFPQAINEIYAATRWVAENGAEINVDGSRLAVVGNSVGGNMTTVTTLMAKEKGGPAIKLQIMMWPIVDADFETDSYHRFGKDRFLTTSLMKWMYDLYIADPEQRKDIHASPLQASIEQLRGLPPALIQVAENDILRDEGEAYGRKLDEAGVAVTTVRYNGMIHDFGLLNGLATLPAVRSLVLQAAAELKKYLGDGQ
- a CDS encoding alpha/beta hydrolase codes for the protein MEAQTKSVKNIVLVHGAFADGSSWAKVIPLLLAKGLNVTAVQNPLTSLQDDVAATKRAIALMDGPVLLVGHSWAGVVISEAGNDPKVAGLLYVAAFAPDNGQSLSDVAKTFPPGPGNDEVRPDAAGFLSLTPKGIHEDFAQDLPESERRVILATQGQWAAVAPGEKIAKAAWRQKPAWYIVAKRDRMINPDLERAMAKTIKATAIELDACHIPMVSQPKKVASFIIEAASNVSRKELVSN